A single Williamwhitmania sp. DNA region contains:
- a CDS encoding SiaB family protein kinase: protein MNLTFNFIKSVSNIYDEMIENGFSVVYLGEFSHEITKMFTTMAESDMEKNSEERVVQRKVYHVMVETLQNMNKHSDEIKESNIGNGLFIIGKKQDVYYIITSNKVAEYHKEPLERALNQVNSATKEELNQMYRKQIREGKLSDKGGAGLGLIDIARKIGEPLNYQFLQLDEKNYFFILKVEINSKKFGKEN, encoded by the coding sequence ATGAATCTGACTTTTAACTTCATCAAGTCCGTTTCAAACATTTACGATGAAATGATTGAAAACGGCTTTTCAGTGGTCTACCTTGGAGAGTTTAGCCATGAAATCACTAAGATGTTCACCACAATGGCTGAGTCAGACATGGAGAAAAACAGCGAGGAAAGGGTTGTTCAGCGTAAGGTTTACCATGTTATGGTTGAAACCCTGCAGAACATGAACAAACACTCCGATGAAATCAAGGAAAGCAACATTGGAAATGGGCTATTCATAATTGGGAAAAAACAAGATGTATACTACATTATTACCTCCAACAAGGTGGCAGAATACCACAAAGAACCACTGGAACGTGCATTAAATCAGGTGAACTCCGCAACAAAAGAAGAGCTTAACCAAATGTACCGTAAACAGATACGCGAAGGTAAACTTTCCGATAAGGGGGGGGCAGGACTTGGTCTCATTGATATTGCTCGAAAAATAGGAGAGCCACTTAACTATCAGTTCCTGCAGCTTGATGAGAAAAACTACTTCTTTATTCTTAAAGTAGAGATCAACTCTAAAAAATTCGGAAAGGAAAATTAA